The nucleotide window CCTCTGATAAATGGAATCCTTGTATCGGGGTGAGAAGCTACACActataaaaatacaaagaatgaTGTCATTATGATTTTCATACGACTGAAATTTAATATAATCTACAAATACTAACTTTACTAACCTTAAAACAAAGGCAAGCTCACCTTTGAGATTCTTAACATAtaaaaggaaaaatgaaagaaaatgaaagtAGAAGAGTGGACCTGGAAAAGGGCTATAGCATTGCAGACTTGTGTTACAACATTTTCAGTAAGGCCGTCGGATAACAGTGGACGGTAAGCTGAAGTTATTATCTGAATAATGAACAGTTACATAAATCCATTTACTACAGAATTGGTGTGACCAATGTATCTATCAACAAAGCTTTGAAGTTTATGATTTTCTTAGAGACTAACTTGGTCTGGTAGATGAATATGACTATTCTACGGATGAAAATTTAGGGTGGCTTCGTATCTgcaggaaatttttttttttgtattttttatgtttatttcgtGAAAAAAAGTTTGAGGTggaaaataatttgtaaaataataaaaaataaattatttatcttGCAAATTGATTTACCCTTTTAAAAAATGTAACTCATTTTCAATAAAACAATTCCAACCTATATACCTAGAACATTGAAATTGAAATCTAGATGTATATGATGTAAATATGCTTTTTTTTCCCCTTCAATTGAACCTCCACCCATGCTCAAATATGTTCTAGAAGTAACATAGAATGATATAGCAAGACCTACCTTCAAAAGGACACTCATAATACCAAAAGAATTCCATAACAGCACTGCCAAATTGTCATAAGCCAGTCTATTCTGTAGAGAGAAGAAAAGATTACAAATGAGCAGCCattttttagaatttagaaattgaaaagttaaaaaaaaaaaagcactaTCTATACATGCATGTATGTATTTAGGTTGTTAAAATCTTTATTACTCTAACTCATAGTTATATGAACGTTTAATTTATTTAGAATTTCGCCTTTTTCAAGATTTCAAAGAAATTAATTATGGAATTTTCTTAAATATTCTTTGAtaaaaaatatattgattataaaaatttaaaaaaatatgacaactaatattttgaaatattaagaACGATTCTACAATATTCCTTtattaaatcaaaaataaaataaagaacccaAAATTGATTAGtgttttattttgtatattacCATGTTCTAACTTTTTCTATGCGTTTTGAGTTATTTGATGAATTTCTTCTTTTCAGAAACTAAAAAGGTAgttaagaagaaagaagaaaaaagaaaaaataaagtgtCTGATACCTTGCAAAGAACATCAAGTGATTGCTCTCGGGTTTCTTCAGAAGCAAGCCCTCGAATCAAATATCTGACTCTAGCAGGAGGGTTGGAAGTGGCTGGAGCAGCCGCACTTGAAACCATTTTCTCCGACGAGGGATGGGAGAAGAGATTGGAAGATACGTTACAAAATATTGAAACTCCAGGTgatatcttcttctttttctagCAATAAAATTTCAGATACTGCATTTATTAGTATGAGCTGCACAAGGAAATAACCAAACAAAAAATGATAAAGCGAGGGAGTTGTGCGTTTTTTTTCTAAACACACACTCAAACTCGTATTCACAAACTTGTCGTTTTGCTAATGGTGATAAATGTATTAACCTATTGTGACAACAAACCATAAGTGTTTTATTTTAAAGGCTCAGCTAGGGATGAAAAGGAATCTGAAATCAACTTGTTTCAATTTGATTGGTGAAGGTcgaattatttttcaaattaggtTTCGAATGTATTTAGTCGGGTCAAATTTATTTTAGTATATATTTGAGATTGGTTTGGATTTGGTTTTGGGTCAAATTTCGAATGTATTAACCTATGTTCCTATTATATATTGCAATAGCAACCATACAAACAGAGTTAAGTCCCAATAAACCAAACTATATTGTTATTCCCGTTTAGATAACAAAAGTTGTCCATTTAaacttttttaaatataataaatagttCTTTGTTGAATTtgacttttaaaattattattttattttcataattattttggAAGAGACTTTAGTTTAGATAATGTGAAATTATTTTTGGTAATAAAAGATTACTTGGTATAGTAATCAGTATGATACATTGCTCTATTTGATTCCTTTGGtgaatataaaattttgatatttagttGACGAAATTGAAGATTATCTAAACGCATTACACTAAATTGtccttataaatttatttttcatttattactaCAAAATTTTTTTGAAGCttatagtattttattttattattaactgaatatatttttctataaaattaatttcatatatcttttctcaaataaataaattagaataGACActacaataaaataatatattagtgGCGCTTTTTTCGCATACTATGTTGTTTATGAATGTCACTAACAGGATACCAGTGTTTTTGAAAACACCACCAAATTCGCCACAAAAAATATTGTCTCTAATTATTGGTGGTGATTTGAAGCAAACACGTCACTAACTTCGtagtgatttatttatttttggtggaGTGGTTGGATTATGGATGGAGTTGTCGCATCTGAAACCATTTCCTTTGATagggggagagagagagagagtagaAAATACGTTACAGAAATATTGAAACTTAGGGGGTGATATTCTTCTTATTGTTCTAATAATAATGTTTCTGGTACCGCATTTACTAGTATAAGTTGTACAAGGAAATAACCAAACAGAAAATGATAAAAACAAGATAGTCGTaccttttttttcaaaacacacacacacacacactctcatattcttaatttattttttaatctttCTTGAGTTTTTTCGTTTTGTGAATGGTGACAAATGCATTATTTAGGACTAGTTAATAAAGTATTTTAGTACTTGAATTTGATTTCAATATTCAATTTGGTATTTGAGTTTGGTTTCAATGCTCAATTTCATACCGAAACCAAATAACCTAATGAATGTTCGACATATGTACTCTAGTTATAAAAATCGGGGGTATTTAgttgggaaaaaaataaaaactcgGATGCCAAATTAAATATTGAAGCTAAACTCAAGTTCTTAAATGGGCCAAAGAAAAACTAaagtatcaaattaaaaaaaaaatgagctacCAAAGTGAACTTTAAAATCAAACTCAGATACCAAATTGAGACAAAAAACTTAAGTACCAAATTAAATATTGAAGCCAAACCAAGACACAAGTAGTTATTAACCCTATTTAGGGTAACAAACCCCATAATAGTTTTCTTTAAAAGGTTTACCTAGTGATGAAAAATATTCAAAATCTACATGTTCTGATACAATCGTTTAGCATTGAATCCTTTTTCAAATTGGGTTCGAAATGGATCAGGGTAAATTgagttaatttaaaaaaaaatctttggGAATGGGTTAGATTCGATCTTGGCGTAAATCTGCCCACTCCGCTTTTGAAATGTTTATGAAATTACAATTCTACGTATTAAGTTAGGTTATTAATACTCTCTCAATCTTGAATACGTTAGCCGCCCTTTTACCTAATTTTAAAGGTCTTGatataaacttaaaatttaaagagaactaatatatgtatattatgtgTAAGCCAAATTTGTTACTAAAGTCTATAGCAATATCAACAAattgatttaacaaatttatatcaaattaattttttttgaagcagtaaatgaaataaaacttGGTCGGGATGCCAAACTTCATACTATTATTTCTACTTAAGTAACTATagctttttggccaaaaatatgTACATGTCCAATTGGAACATATCATACAATTTGAGGGCTAATCTTGCAATTAAACAATTTCCCTAAatataaatacaaataattaTGTGTGGAAAGTATGATATTGTTTATTGTATGTTCCCCAGTCACCGCCTTGGCCAGACTGAATAAGGTAACCATCAAGAAATGGATAGCCTGGGTGAGTTGCTGCTAGTTAGTGGCTCAACGGTACAGTGGGTTGTACAGCTCTTGCTAGTCTTTAAATTGCAAACCAATTGTCATAGGTCGGCAAGGGCCTCTGGATCACTCTGCAAAAGGAATTGAATATCATgtatagggtttagggtttaaccATTCTAATTTGCATGTGTTCATATGCACGAAATGAAGTTTtgatgttggaaaatatggacatcacatatataatttctaattaatttctaattaatgatgaGCTAATTGGGAATTAGGGCTAATATCTCATCTTTAGAAAACAGAGAGTCAATTTCTCAATAtctcttgtgtgctaatttggaatatCAAAACCCCAATATATGTAGATTTCAAGAAATCGATGAATTTAGGTACACTTCCGCATCTAGCTTTATTCTTGTCttgttcttgatgatttgacatgacaaaTAGATCATGATTTATGATTTCTtaagttttatataatatctTAATTTATGATTCCAACATTTGAAGCTTACCTGAATGATGTTAGCATATTTGCGATAAAAAAACTTCCATGGAACGTAGCTCGATAATTATGGCCTAGTCCTAAATAGTTATAGGTTTGTATATTAGAAGAAAGTGCAGTGACTCACTGTTCTTGACAATGTTTTGCCAACCACCATGTAGCATAGGCAACTGGGAAATATTTGAGTAAAAAGCAGGTACACTATCACTTCTGGATCCTCAACCTACACAGTTCCAAAACTCCATCAACATTAGTACAAATCATATTAACTAGGAAAAAAACATTTAGTTCAACTCCATCATGACCcctatgtatgtatgtatatattctgTAAGAAGTTGACATGAAAAGAAAGAACAGAAGGTGGTAGGTGAAGCTACCTTTCCTAGGGACTCGATCACACGTAAGCTGGTAATTCTTAGACATTCATAGCTCCTTTCATTGCTCATAGTGTTCAAGAAGGGATAAAGATACACTGGCATTGTAACTATAAAAGAAATATTTATTTCAATTGGAGTAACCAACAATAACTGAATTTGATGACTCAAAGTGAAGTTACCTCTAGTAAATGGAATCCTTGTATCAGGGTAAGAAGCTACAgactataaaaatacaaataataatatcattaagtgtaacaacccaaacccagcctggatgttatggccaaacctagcgatgtcacattgaactGTTTTTTGCAAAGTACGATATTGTAAAAACCTATTCTCAACTTATCCTCTTTGTGTGTTCTTATAGAGGTTCGTTTAATTTAAAACTCAAGTCATTTAGCAAAATGCTAATCATATTAAAGttgttattactttttaaaacattgttagttgtggaagcttttaaaatatgccGTGTAAACGAGGTGTTTtaggaaaaacatttatctttttgaagaCACACGTCTTTTCCTAATGCTAGCAGTAATAAAcccaagaaaaaaataaaaacccaaaattaagttaaaatccatagaggccttattacataaacaaataccaaaattaaattacttataaattaaaaatcaaataagaagGCAAGTGCAGTCATGTGGCCACCATTGAGTCCTtagcagcaccgatccgcctaaggctggggattacctgtacagataaacagatgggtgagtttacaaaaacttagtgtgtaatcccatatacgCAAACAGTTAGAAAACAAgcacagtttgggcctaagccttttTTAGTAatagtgacaatatcagtttgggctttagcccatctcaatacagaaacaatCATGTGTTCGGGCATTGTCCTATtgcagtaacagtaaacagtatgcaagtcctacccatccagcctctacactccatctccgtccaaccctacactccatgtggggataaaatcaacccacccatccctatactCCATGTAGCACCTGCTGCAACACTAAAAAGTATTTTTAGTAGAGCtaccagtataataggcttagagccatcaaTGATTTACAGCAGAGCTACCGGTACAGTACACTTtctccaatcatataaaaacccatccCCGTGTaacatgtcataatattatacatgtattcAATACAGTTACAATAGCATGCTAAGATATAAACATCCATCACATAGGAgtaaaacagtcatcttaccataaaagggcaaaacaatcattttacctcataagggcaaaacagtcattttaccacataagggcaaaatagtcattttacctcataaggaaaaaataatcattttatcgaTTAAGGGTCTAGGTACGGTTACCAACCCAACAGAAGTTCCACAATcatctcgggtgacccgtgcaaccttaacagtcaaacagtgaaaatgggcccaaggcccatattacgggcccatgcgctcgtgtggcccacatagcccagaaatggccttgtcCATGTAGATTACACAGCCTGgtccaatattctccacacgtaCGTGTGGTTTATCCATGTGGGGCCCACATACACGTGGGACCCACATGGCCCAGTTCAGCCTAaaatggcccaaaacggcctgagcccatgaaatcgctcatggtggcctttatGATCTAAATGCTGGTGCCTTTTCATTCGGTTACCACATGAGTGAGCGCACACTCGTATAGCGTCGACAGTTCCCTATTTCAGCTTTTGCTGATTTAATATTgtggcagtgtgattacacacctggttATGAACCGCTTACTCTGTCCTCAAGCCTTCCAAATCTGAGTTCAATCATAACAAACGATTAACTATATGTCTAACGAATTTAAAATGACTCAACACAAAATACTTACTTTACCGCATTCACATACCACATTTCAACAACCGAGACACGCCCACTCAAACTGTTGAAACTGAATAACTTTTAATTTCTGCAATCAAACTGAAACACTCATTAACCAATATCacatgactaaattgaaacaaaaaaaaaacaccacCTACCGACCGAAAAGTCGCagtataaattagcacctaaaaACGGCAGGGCAGTATGGAAAGAGTTGATGCAGAAAGggtaaatgaaaaagaaacaacCTAATAACAATGGATGAGAAAGTTTGCATTAAGAAGGGTCAAAACCAAAAGGGAAAAATAGAAGATCAAAGAATCAAAAATCAATACCAGAATCAATAGGCATGAGATAATCAACTGAAGTTTGAGAAACCAATAGCTCAAAGCCAAAATTGATGAAAGGTTCGGCTAGAGAACAAGAACACAACTAACACATACTCGGCACAGGAGAAGGgtttgaggaagaagaaaacaaATAGCAAAGTGCAGAAGGGAGAGCGAAATGAAAAATGACAGAGAAGAACCCAGTTATCGAAAATTTTagagagaagaagagaaaaacaaggTAAAGCCGAATTTCAAGAAGAATAGATTTCGGTTAAGGGAAAAGTTTTCTTTGCCGTTATACCTTTAGGAATTTGGAAAGAGAGTccaaaattttggaaaaacagAGTTCAATTTCAGTTCTCTCATCCCATTCCCTAATCCACTCCTCAAATCACTCACCAAATCCCCTTAACAACCGAAATTCCATTAACAATCCCCTAAAATTCAGCCACAACTCCCTACACTCTTATAACACAAAAGTTTTGGTCAAACTAAAACTCTCCCATGGccaaaagtaaaataaaacaccTCCATGGACTTACCAGCATTCGAATCTCAAACCTCAAGTAACTACCACACGCCACCTATCCCCTAGACCACCAGGCCCTTTCTGTCATGTTTtacccacatttatttataagcctactAACTAGAGATATGGTTTAaaccttttaaaaataaaacttttgcacatgcctaggtttgaacccaagacttctcagacacttccgaAGACACTTAATCATTTAAGCAGACATGCAGATGTGTCACTTTCTTCCAcaattaaacatttatgtgcaaCCTCCTaattgttcccatgctcaagacctaatacttctaggcccaaaatttggggcgttacaatttacccgtccttaaaaaaatttcataccCGAAATTTCCAACCATTAGATCAGTCGCATATCATAGACTACACCACTACGCTCCCGCTGCGCACTCTAGCACCAAAAtactaccacatttaacttaaGTGCTTTCAGTACAGCTTATAGATAGACTATAGTGCGTCGTCCCTAACCGCACGATCATGAGGCCCAATCTCAGTCACAGGTGAAACTGGTGCCTCACAAGCTACAACATTAAGCATGCGGCCAGATGATTAAAACCCAGCTCGAGAACCTCCACGGCCTCTGTCGCGGCCTCTTGTACcctttccacgagtacctctggtgctcactATTGAATTgagttttatcttattaacaGTTTTACACAAATCAGTTCACAGTTCCAgtatttattaacaaatattttatggaGACAGTCTCAAAAGTATAAAGTTTTATTTCCGCACAACGCAGTGTCTATCGGTGTCTACCGATTTACTACAGTTTCAGTATACACTACTAAAGAGTTTGCagtactacctatagtagtctcAATAATCTTACCTATGGCAGTTTCAGTCAAAATCAAAATGCAGTTTTCAgagagaacttacaggatcggtGTGGAGACTCAATGTACCACAtattcagtaaaacatttcaaaatacttcaaatcatttgaaacagttcTCTTAGAATTTCTAAGTTTtgaaagaaacccaaatccacagtcgagttttgtaacctggctctgataccactaaatgtaacaccccaaactcggcctggacgttatggtcgagtctggcgatgtcacattgaagtgttttttgcaaAGTACGATATTGTAAAAACTCATTCTCAACTTATCCTCTTTGTGTGTTCTTATAGAGGTTCGTTTAGTTAAAAACTCAAGTCGTTTAGCAAAATGCTAAtcatattaaaattgttattacttttttaaaacattgtttgttgcgaaagcttttaaaatatgtcgcgtaaacgtggtgttttgggaaaaacatttatcttttttaaAACATGCgtcttttcctactgctagcagttataaaccaaggaaaaaaataaaaacccaaatttaagttaaaatccatagaggcattattacataaacaaataccaaaattaaattacttataaattaaaaataaaataagaaagcaagTGCAGTTGTGTAGCCAtcattgagtccctcgcagcacagATCCGCCTAAGGCTGGGGTTTACCTGTACAATTAAACAGATGggtaagtttacgaaaactcagtgtgtaatcccatataagcaaacagtcagaaaacaaacacagtctgggcctaagccctttttagtaacagtgacaatatcagtttgggctttagcccatctcaatacagaaacagcCATGTGTTCGGGCATTAGCCCATtgcagtaacagtaaacagtATGCTAGTCCTACCcgtccagcctctacactccatctccgtccaaccctacactccattaggggataaaatcaacccacccatccctacactaaatgtagcaccgattgcggcactaaatagtatttgcagtagagctgccaaaataataggcttagagccatcagtgatttgcagcagagctgctagtacagtacacttcctccaatcatataaaaactcatccccatgcaatgcatcatgcaacatgtcataatattacacatgtattcaatacagttacaatagcatgctaaaatataaaaatacatcacacagggtaaaacagtcattttaccataaaagggcaaaacaatcattttacctcataagggaaaaatagtcattctaccacataagggaaaaatagtcattttatcgatTAAGGATCCAGGTACGCTTACcaacccaacagaaggtccacagtcgtctcgagtgacccgtgcaaccttaatagtcaaacagtgaagtTGGAGCCAATGCCCATATTACGGGCCTATGTGGGCCTAAATGCCCATGCGACCCACATAGtctagaaatggccttggccatgtagaTTACACAACTTGgtccaatattctccacacgttCGTGTAGTTTACTCGTGTGGGGCCCACGTTATTAAATTAGGTTTAAATTAATACTATCTTGGTCTTGAGTACGTTAACCACCATATATCTACTTTTAAAGGTCTTGTTATAAACTCAAATTTTAAAGATAactaatatatgtatattgtGTGTGTACGCACTCGCAAGCAAGCCAAATTTGTTAGCAAAATCTGCAGCAGTATCAACAAATTGATTTAACTAATTATTTATATCAAATTAattcaataaaatgaaataaaacgcGGGTCAAGATGCCAAACTGCATATTATTATTTCTACTTAAGTAACTATAGCTTTTTAGCCAAAAATATTTACAGGTCCAATTAGAACATGTCATACAATTTGAGGGCTAATCTTGCAGTTAAACATTTTTCCTAACTATAAATACACATGATAATGTGGGGAAATTATGTTATTGTTTATTGTATGTTCCCCTGTCACTGTCTTGCCAAGTTTGAATAAGGAAAACATCATGGAATGGACGGCCCTGGTGAGTTACTGCTAGTCGGTGGCTCTTCGGAACAGTGGGTTTGTACAACTCTTGCTGGTCCTTAAATTGAAAACCAATTGTCGTAGGTTAGCAAGGGCCTTTGGATCACTCTGCAAAAGGAATTGAATATCAAgtatagggtttagggtttaaccATTCTAATTCGCATGTGTTCATATGCACGAAATGAAGTTTTAAAGCTTACCCGAACGATGTTAGCATATTTGCGATCTAACAACTTCCATGGAACGTAGCTTGACAATTGTGGCCTTGTCCTAAACACGGAGTTTCATCCATTAAACAATGAACTAGTAAGATTAAGACGTGTGTTTTTAGCTAACCTTTCGTTTTCGGAGAGCCTGAGGTAACATCCGATGATGTTTCTGATGAGGCAAGTCATATTTTCTGCATCATCTTCACTAAGGTTTTCAACCAATTTCCCCAAACATTGGGATACTGAGAGATATCGTTCAGCAAGAATGAAACAGTACTTGAACCCTTTTTCACTTTGTAAGATTCTGTAAATTATAAATGTGGACACCTGTATCATCCATTATTGTATTAGCAGATGATACTTGATAATGTTAAACATATTAGCATCAAGAATATAACTAAGAAGCTTGCATTTTTAAGATATAGTAACGCCATAGATGATACAATTATGATGCTGAAAATTACAATATGTCTTATAAGCTCATTGGTTTATTCCCAAAGATGTTTACTTTTTTCCTTAGTTTCATTTTCATGGACTTCTTAAGATTTCATTGCTCTTATTTTTACACTGAAAATGTAGAATAATACACTATAGTCACAATATCACATGGTGTCTAAGTAAGTTACCCTGGAATTTTTTTCCCTAACCCTAGAATCCAAGTAACATAGTTGTGTACAATTTTTTCCtgtaatatattttttttaaggcAGAAAAATTAAGGTTAATATATAATTTGATACTTATATAtgattttaatgttcaattttgatagctaagtttttttttatattcgaGTTTTTCTTTGTCTTGTACAAATACttatatttgattttaatatttattttggtacCTAAGTTTCGTTTCTATTTAATTTGGTATCCAAACTAAACATCATGTGGCCCAATAatatatttcacatatatgctctagtaaaaaaaaaaactataggtCTCAAATTGAACATTGAAGTTAAACGTAAGTATTTATATAAGACAAAAAAAACTCAAGAATCAATTTAAAAGAAGTCAGGTACTAAACTAAATATTGAAACTAAGCTCAGGGTGCTAATCCTTACTCGTGAGTAACCGACTCTCAAACCCccttttttttagattttgtagaccaaaaatcatcattttaataaatttaaactttttaaattacgaggtgatccgatcacacctaaataaaaaggatAGGTGGCGACTCCTATGTTCGTTTccgttttcaaaatcaaagttgaccccgttttcaaaaaatagttttgatagcttggcgactccactagggatttaaaaaagagagtcaagccacgagTTGATTACTTTTTGTCTTTTTGTCGAAGACTGAAAACTTGGTTTAAATTTACGATCCTCTCGTTGTATTTCACCCGTTTTTATTAAGAAAACTCAGGTATTGGATTAAATATTGAAACCAAatataggtatgaaatattaaccCAAAATTTATCAGAAAGGGCCTGAAAATAATGTCAAAATTGTAACTTTCCAATcaaatagtatctttcttttAAGTATAACCTCAAGTCACTAGTCATCGTTTTAGTTCTTATCCATTGTTGTTAACATTAGATGACATGAGTATGAACgtaaaaaggagaaaaaaaaagagtGAAGAAATAAGTGAAGCAACAGTTATAGGTTTGTATATTAGAAGAAAGTGCAGTGACTCACTGTTCTTTACAATGTTTTGCCAACCTGCATGCAGCGTAGGCAACTGGGAAATATTTGAGTAGAAAGCAGGTACTCTATCACTTCTGGATCCTCTACCTGCACAGTTCCAAAACTCCATCAACATTAGTACGAATCATATTAACTGGGGAAAAAAACATTTAAATCAACTCCATCATGACctttatgtatgtatgtatgtatgtatgtatgcatgtttTCTACGAGAAGTTGACATGAAAAAAAAGAACAGAAGGTGTTAAGTGAAGCTACCTTTGCTAgggacccgatcacacctaagcTGGTAATCCTTAGACATTCATAGCTCTTTTCATTGCTCATGGTGTTCAAGAAGGGATAAAGATACACTGGCATTGTAGCTACAAAAGAAATATCTATTTCAATTAGAGTAGCCAACAATAATTgaatttgatgactcaaaagtgAAGTTacctctgtaacgccccaattttcgggaatcctgtgaatgttggcataggtttaattatgttagtgggcctctagaaagcccaagcttaagatagaacccggcaattttagttaatttttgttccataagaaaaagggggtgaaatgatgaaataggacctatgtgaaatgtttgaaaatgctataggctaaattgaagtggccaaataaataggagtgcaaaataggaggatttgcatgacaaacctcccattttacatgaagtggccaaccatcatgttgttgtagacaaaatgtacacttgatatccataatttatggtacaaattgatacaaattgataataggttaggtaaatgttccatgataatgggttaggtaaatgtttcatgataatagg belongs to Gossypium arboreum isolate Shixiya-1 chromosome 7, ASM2569848v2, whole genome shotgun sequence and includes:
- the LOC108474046 gene encoding uncharacterized protein LOC108474046, encoding MPVYLYPFLNTMSNEKSYECLRITSLGVIGSLAKVEDPEVIEYLLSTQIFPSCLRCMQVSTFIIYRILQSEKGFKYCFILAERYLSVSQCLGKLVENLSEDDAENMTCLIRNIIGCYLRLSENERTRPQLSSYVPWKLLDRKYANIVRSDPKALANLRQLVFNLRTSKSCTNPLFRRATD